In Patagioenas fasciata isolate bPatFas1 chromosome 15, bPatFas1.hap1, whole genome shotgun sequence, the sequence ATTGAATACATTTTGAACACATTGAGTATCAAGGCTACACACATTGATATTCAAATTGACTTTAAAAGCTTCTAGACTTACTGAACAGAGGTTCATTCTGGCTTAGAAAAAGTGCAAATTAATATAAAATAGCTAAAAATTCAACCTCTTGATATCAAATTTTATGATTTATTAACATGAATATGTAACCTTATACTCAGTTTCTAAAAACGTACTATTTCACTTGATAACCTCAACAACTCAAGCAAACACCTTTAAAATCCTGGATTTCTTGCAAGAGGAAACTCCAACGGATGGCAAAAGCTCGAAGCGTTCCGAACTGGCCGTGTCACACAGCACGCTTCAGCGGTGTGAGTGCCAAGGAAGTTTCACTAACAGAACCATGGGCAGATTCCCTGCCCAAATCTGCTTCTCTCTTCCTCATGTGTAATCCTACAACGTATGGGCACCATATCACATCCCTAGAGACTTCTTCAGTAATATCTGAATTCGCCATCAGTACAGAATGCTGATGATTTTCAGGTTTGATGTTTTTTTAATGCAGCAGCAGTTCTTTTTATTCATGTAGGTACTTCGAAAGGACGCAAGAAAACTAACACATAGAAGCTTTCTTGTATGCCGAGTTTTGCCAGCTCGTCTGGTCAGCGTCCTTGTAAACGTGTAACCCACTTAAGTAAAAATTGCCTGTATTTTTGGCTCTAATCAcagtcatttcatttttttaaatgtttcattaTGAATAATTCCTCTGTCTACCAAAGACTACTTTACAAACATCATTAAATTAGACAGCAGTTAAGTATATTTAAAGAGTATTCACCTCAAACTCTCCACAGAGCGCTACACCATTCTTGGAGCATCCCTCAGTGCAGGACTTAGTTCCAGTGCTAGCAGCTTGATCCAGACTAGAATGAGGTACTTGTGCTGAATGGTTTTTCTCATCAGTTGATTGACTGCTAACACTACTTAGAAAGTCTTCTTGTAGTACTACGGATAATTCACATTTATTTGGTTTCATACACTCTTTACTATTGCTGTTGGTAAAATCATTCCTTGTATCCATATTCTGCACTAATTCACTATCCAGATTTCTAAGACTGGAACCGTCACAGGACTTCTTTTCTTTTGAACTAAGGTCAGCAAAGATAATCGAACTACTGCTTTCCACACTCTGAACGTGGCAGCGATCACTGAAAATAATAAAGGGAGAGAAATCAAAATATGTACACGGTTTTATACCATTTACTTGTCATACACCATTCTGAAAacgttgtgtttttttcttcccaattGCAAATGGCATCCCAGAGCAAGAGTTCAGCCGCTTCCTGACTTAAAACTTGAGGATCAAATAACCGGCAGCGCGGGCTCCAGCCTTTGTAACCCCCGAGAGCTGACCCGGCAGCTGGCAGGGAGGCACGGCCCCGGGTCTCCACCCGCCAGCTCAGGAAATTACACCATCACTTCTCATAAGGCTCCATGTCCTTATTGAAAGGGCTAATCAACACGTCTCAGAAACAGAAGGCCCCATCACCCTAATGAGACTCCACAGTACTAATTAGTGTTGCTGATTGGCACAAAACTTTTGAAGTGAATTTGAAGCCCAGGACTACATTCAGGCACTTGGGAACGGAGAGATCCAAAGAAGGTACAACTATCTCGTAATATTCTTCAGCTTACACAACCAGAAGACAAACAACGACATGGAAAATTAAGACTTTTTTTGGTTACAATTTGGAAGCAAAATGCACTTGTGCATTGCATGCTGAATTCTGTACTCTTTaaatgttacttaaaaaaaagcCCTATGTTAAAGCCAAATAAATGTTACAATGGAGATTTACAATACTTACTTGCCACTCTCTTGCTCCAAAGACAATGGCTGCAACTCCATTATTGCTTTACCTATTGGGTgaaaagataaatatatttttttcacaaaACAAAGCATGCATATATTTACTATAAATTAACATTTAAGCTATAGCATCTTACTGAACTTCATTGCCTGGAGATACCTTTTTCtctatttctgctgctgtttcttaGTCTACTAAGAAGAAACCCTAATacgtttttcatttttctttattgaaaagaaaatacatgttgtCCAAGGTGACTGGAAGGGTTGTACTGGGCTCTCTTGCATATTTGCCTAGATTTCACATTTAAGAAGGTAGCCTGTTCAGAATTACAGCTTGTAAGGTATATGATCATACACAGTTAAAGCAGCGACTCCACAAGGCACCATCCTTTGCATCATCCTGCTGCTGTTTTGGAGACACCcaatattttagaaataattttcattacaATTGTATATTTGTGTGAAAAAGCAGTTTGTTTTAGCACACAGAAGCAAATATGAAACATCAATCTTGTAAGCCAAGGAAAACCATTAAGTACCACGGCACCTACCTATAGATCTAGTTATGCACTTACATTATCACCGGTAAGTCCTTGTGAAGTACTGCTAGCACTAAAAATTTGCATCCTTCAAGAATCTCGGTATCATTGGTTAAAAAGTCTTGTCTGTTTTACTATACTATGAACATTCTATGTGTTTTCTTTGGTGCTTATAGCTGAGTGGACATCAAGTCACTGACTTGGAAAGCAATGAAATCATAAAGCGCATAAGCCAACCTCCCACTAAGAAAGGGTCAAAAGATTTGTGTTTCGgaaaaggacaagaaagggactgaCGGATTAGGGTTACAAAGGGACCAAAGGACACCGTGTGGAAAGAGTTGAGAACAGAGAAACTGAAGAGAACAAAAAAGGGGGCAAGCAAAGTCTAAAATGATACAAAAGTAGACAAATTCTCAACAGTTACAGACGATAGCCAATACCCAAAAAAACAGATTGCTCTGTCACTTCAGGACCATGAAACACAACTCATCAAATCTAATCTTGtggaaagcaaaacaagaggaattttttttttggcCATTGAAGTGTTTATTTCCAGGTTCTTTCAGTTTTTCTAATCTCTTTTCCACAGAAGCAACATAGTGGGAAATTCATCCTAATTTTGCTACAAACGCTGACATTGCAAAACATGGTAGCAAATTTGTGGGGTTTTCTCCTATTCATCACTTTTTCCTATTCATCTGGCTCACCCCCAGTATTCATCCTTCTCCTTGTCAATTTACTGCTTTTTATGTTTAAAGGTTTTCATTCACACAACTTCAAAATCCACAGCTCCAAATTCTTCATTAAGAAACAGATACGTTATTCAGCAAGAGACTGAAGTGCACAGAGAGACACAAAGATTGCGTGGTCACCTGTAGTttgcttttttggggggaggggatgggggggttgttttaatgaggggaaaaaaatagttattttatcAGAGAAGTAATACTCTAAGTACCAGGACAGAGGCCACAGGCAGGATGTAAGCAAGAATGACGCAGTCTGCTGCACTCCCCTTTTGGACGCGCTGTTTGAACGTACTCCATCCAAGCAGTGTGATAGCCTACGATGTTACGATGCTGCAGCCCAGCCAGCACTTTAACTTCTCGTAGCAcctaaaaagacaaaaagaaactgTATGACTGTCCTTAGTTCTGAGTGCTTAGTTAACTCAGAAGACAACAAAAAATAACAGTTTCTGAGAAAGAACAGATAAAATTATTACAGTAACAGAGGAAATTTGGAagctttaaaacaaagaatgattttCATAGTTGCAGAGATGATCCAATTCAAGTTAATAATATGCTGCTTTTAATGGACTTAAATACGACTCAATCTTTTTCTACTAGGTATCGATAGGCTCAAATGTTTAGAAACTCAGAATGcattaaaaatgttattaatgTCTTTGCTTTGGGAAACGTTAACTGTGTTACTAAATTAAATCAGAACCAGCTACAGCAGACAGGGAGTTAAAACAGATGAAACATAGGAAAAATAATACCTTCATGCAATCTCTTCTTGTAGCTTTcttaatgttaatttttttaatggcataGAACTGACCATCTAGCTTGTTTCTGACCTGAAAACAATTGCAAGAGGATAAAATCAGATGTTAGTGTGTTTAGATTAATGAATTATTAAATCCTTTAGAACCAACTATTTTCTACAAGTTATTTTCTGCACCCCATTCAGATAACCTTTCACCCGTACCAGAGGGCGAAACCAGGATCAGGCTCCAGCTGTCCAAGATCAAGATCCTCTGCCTTCTTTCAGGGCTGCAAACATCTAATCCACTCTAGCTGAAACACACAGCTTTACCTATCTATCAATTAAGAAATGCTGATAGGTCCTGAGAACTGCTTGAACAGGTTCTCAATAGATCTGAGAGATCACAACTGTCATTTACATACGCAAATACCACATGGGGAATCTTAGGCTGGCCATACGCTACAAGTATGTAATACAATTCAACATGGGGCTGGACAGGTTCCACTCCTATTAAGGCTGCTTTTTTTCAAGCAGTCACAACTGGGCTGTGCAGACTACTCGGCTCCTGTGGAAGTTTTAAGTCAATATATCACCACACCTCACACGAGAAATAAGTAGTTTTCATGCACCTTCCAAGGGTCAAAATACACAAAGTAAACCATCTGATAAATCCTGcttccaacaaacaaaacccagaactaAGCATCTTTTGAAATGAAATGCCAGCATCCTTCACGTGTGCAGGTTTGTACCTGTTCTATGggaaaattagtatttttatttttatcttacaAAAATAAACAGTCAAAACCTCAACTCtaaatttcaaaggaaaaagagGTATGAACTGATCAGTTATAAATGGAAGGTAAAGAATACCTTGTATACTTTACCATATCCTCCTTTTCCTAGCCTTGCAATCTCATCAAATTCATTCAAGTATCGTGAAGTCTGTGCTTCAAAGAGAACTTCTTTTTCCCTAATAAAAAAAGGTTAAGCCGCATTAAATAGAACTACAACTTATAAGTAAGGTATTATATAGGCTACAGGTGTACACAATCTCAAAATACTATTTACattatgaaaagaagaaaatactttgaCATTACTATAGTGAACACTGCAAACCAGCAGACTGCAACAGCATGCATGTGTGCTACAAACCCACCCTGTGCTAGCAGAAGTATTCAGATGATTTCTTTAAGTTTATGTCTGATAAATCTTGTTTTCCTGACTGGTGCAACTGATCATGAGAGTTGTATTCAAGAGAGAATTTTCACCAGATCCATTTGAGAGTTTGgagaaaatgttactttttttttttccttcgatGTTTCAGAGCCAAAATATGAAGTGCAGTATTAATTAAATTTGCAGTGGAGTACAGAACTTTAGGGAGGGAGTTAAGTTTAATGTTTCTAAATGCTTTGAATACATACCCAGTTGCATGACAATCTCCATTACCAAGTTCCTATGAAACAACAAAATGCAACATAAAAAGCCATAACAGAGTAACAGGTCTATCATGACATCAGCATAAACAGTTTAATCAAAATAGAAAATACAACTATGTTCCTGGAGAAAATTAGGTTACTGATAGCCATTCACTTTCTGCAGAAAGCCTCACCAAACTAAAGTATTATTATCCCAGCAGTAATCTGCTATTGTCCCTCTGCTGGAGAGATTACTGCCCTTTTAGAGTTCTGCTGGCAAACAGGATAAAATGAGGGCTCTAAAATGTGCTTAAGACAGAATTAACTAGCTTAGTTCAAGCAGCAAGATAAGCACACTGGTCCGATTCAGCCTGAAGCACACTATGCAGTATACAAATTATGCCCTCCACTAATATAAATACAATGGTGTTAGCACAATCAACTGGAGCAGTTTAAAACTGAAAATGGAAGTCTGACCATTGTTGAAAAGATCTGTAGCAGTACTTAAAACACCTTTCCTGTGTTATAAAGATTTTTGAATTATTTAATAAGGAACAAAACATTGCTGGCTTCAAAAGCTGTGATTTGCACCCATAGAACCAGAACATGCCATCTCAAACATCTGAGGTAGCACAGGAGTACCATTTTGTACAATTATTAAAAAGATCCAATCCAATATTAAAAGAACCCCCAAACAAAAGCTTCCTTTGATACAATGATGCATTAATTCCTTACTGCAGAGGTTGCCAAAGAAATTTAACAAAGCTTACCCCATTAAGTATTTGTCGATTAGCTGCTTTCATTAGTTCAGTGATGGCTCTATTATGCTGCAGTCTTACAGTACTAAATTCATCACAGAAGGCAAAAGGGGAGAGCAACCCCGTTCTTGTGAACGCCTGACGAAGTACTGTACAAATCGACAGAGAAAGGTCACATTAAATAAAGCCTGCCACTAAGATCATGTAAatagttgttgttttttaaattagaaaCTTTATTTGAAAGGTAGCACGTCTGAAAAACAGAATAGTTACTCCTATCCTAGTGCCATTTCCCACACTCTCAGCAATAAACACAACCTAAGTCAAAAGTAGAGCTGCTCTGTGGGAATGCGTTTGCATAATACAGTGATTTGCCATGTCCTTCCCATCCTACCTTATCTCAGCAGATGAATTATATCAACACCTACCCATTCACTTATTTGTTACTCTTGGACTTATTTtgatgagagaaaagagaaattcaAAGCACGGTCATAATTACGAGGACACGTTTATAATAAAAACTGCTAAAGTCAAGATTTTCCAATTCACATACACACATTTGTGCACATTCACTGTGTAACTTCACTGTAAATGAAGTCACTCCCACCCCTATAAAACAACACATCTTTCTCAGTTGCAGTAAAACAACGCTGTGGCGCACAAAAACCTAACAAATACTGGAGATAGCGCAACTGTAAAGATGCTACAAAAACGTACTTAGAAGGTTTAGGAGTTCCGCAGTCTTAAACCAAACTTGCTTGTAAGAGCTTTTTTGATATGTACCAGTATTTCCAAAATTAGCCTATTACTTTCTCGTTTAAAGTAGATTATATGTATTGGAAGTGAACCTGTAAGAAATTAGGAATTTCGCTGCACAAGCCCTATGGACACAGTTACACACACCAGAAAAGTGGGCCAAGTGCCAACATGAATATAGTAGCCAAAGCCACAAAACAGATACAATACTGCAATACGTATTTTCTTTATTCATCAGGTTTATTCCACTTGGGAAACTGGTTTAAACTATACTGATGGAAGAACATCAAGCAGCTACATACTTTGGAAGATACCCAGGTTGGTATTTTGTTCCTCTCCCAAAAGGAGGAAATTTGGCTGGGTTTTTTCTCTGACATTTTCAGCTTCGATAGAGACAACAGTAAACCCAGGGCTACACAGCTCCATCAGACTTCAGGAATGAAAAAAATGGCAGCTGTCTGCACTCATTACTAGTTGCTATAAATGGCTTAAATTTTAAGTACAAACAATatattagattttattttttacaacCACGTATAGTAAGGAGAAAAACCTTGGAGATTGTTTCTCAAATACACTAAGTATGCGTTTAAATGAACGAAATACCTAAGATAAGTCACAtaccaaaaaaagaaagacttcACACCTAAAAATGTGATTTCCCTGAATTATATCAAAAGACTTTAAGGGAAAATAAAGGACTTACAAAGGTATTTACTCTGGTTTTCACAGACCATAATTTTGAAAGATCTAGTGAAAACAATGGTGTAGCTATTTCTTGATGAATGTTTTTACTAAATCCCTCTTCTGTATTTGCTCTTAGATCAGATTTGACAGTCAAATTGCCCTGTTCCATTTCTCATGAAGTAACTCTCATGACTTAGCTGCAACAGAACTGGCTGATCTTTGAATTTACTGTTAAATTTGTTATTGTTTTCAAATTTGTTACTGTTTTCAAAAATAACACAGGTCCTCTTTCCCAATTAAGCTGGTTCAGGGTATTTACCCTCTTCCCAGAATTACTCTTGTCCCAATGAGATGAGACCTACAGCTTCGTATTGATATTACACTGTAATTCTGCACAGAACAATCAGGCACATATTGCAGTAAGGCAGTTTGAGAAACAAGAAAGAAACACTCTTACTAACTTCGGAACAGACACCTCGAATGAACGGGGTTGTGCGTGTACATGTGGCAGAGATGCTCCAGCAGCGACACAAGCAGCAGCTGGTTTTGGATGGTCGAAGTGAAATTCACAAACTTCTGCGACCCGTTTGCAACTCGCAGCTCCGCGGGCACATCCGATTCTGGAAAAGGACAGTCAGACAAACGAATTCACATCTCACTGTATGCCTGTTTATCAAAAGCCCAAAACAGCGAAACACACGAACCCACACAGCTTCAGCACAGCCCTGCCTCACAAAAAGCCACCACACGAGCTGCCACTGAACAAGAAACCTGAGACACTAATTAGGAACATCATTATAACTAATTTTTGTAAGCTATCCGGAGAGGACGAGGCTCTCCCCGAGGGAGGGGGAGCTCCTCCAGCGGCCGCGGGGCACGGTGCCCGCCGCCAAGGGCCTGCCCGCTCTTGCATCACCCCCGCCGCTGCCTCTTCCTCGAGGCGacggggaagggaaggaaggaggaaggcggCGGGCCTACCCTCCTTCCCACCCCGCCAAACGGggggagccgggccccgccgccagTCCCCTACACCGCCCGCGGGGACAGGGCTGCCCCGGGTCCCGCTTACCGTCGAAGCGCGGCTCCGGGCTCTCCTCAGGAAACTCGatggcgggcggcggggcgcgggggccCGCGGCCCTAGGCGGGAACGCGCCCCGCCACATGCCGGGCGCTGGGGTCCCGGCCTCCGGGCCAGCGTTTGCGGCCGCTCTTTGAGCGCAGAGGAACAGAACGTTAACTGGAGGAATAAATCGGAGCGCGGTAAACACGGCCCGGCGAGCAGAGACGGGCGGGAAGGCTACGGCCGAGGCTCGTCCAGCAGCCTGGCGGCTGGGAGCGGAGGCGGCCCGTCACGCAGCGGCGCCGGCGGAGCGCCCTCCCGTCCGCGCGGGGCCGCGGCTCCTCGCATCGCCCGCCAAGCGCCCGGCCAGGCCCCCGGGCCCGCGCCGCCCCCTCAGCTCCGCGGGAGCCCGCTCGTCGCAGCCTCTTCGGCCCCTCGCCCTGACCGGGGGTCGCGGAGCCCCCTCTAGCGGCTCCCGGCAGCGGCACAGGGGCGGTGCTGGTCCCCGTGTGACCCGGAGGAGCTCGCTtctcccccccgccgccgccgccgcctcctttcctccccccgcccgctTGCCCGGCCGGCGCCGGGCCCCGGATGCAAGAGGCCGGCGGAGGGACGTCATTGTTCCCCGACGGGCTGTAACAGtaggcggagcgggccgggctgaGGCGGGGGCTGCGGCGAGGGGGACCCGGCAGCGCCGAGTCAAGCGGGGCCGAGCCAGGTaacggggctggggggcagggtcGGGCCTGGCGGCGGCCTGGCACAGCCGGCAGCGCCGCGTGCGCCTCCCTGCCTGGAAATCAATGGGCCGGGGGGAGGGGCCGGCccgggaaagggaagggaagggaaagcgaCCGGCGGGAGCAGccggctcagcccagcccagccctgccctgcccaccccGCCGGGGCGCCGGCCGGGCGCTCGGCCGCTGCCCTCCTGGCTGGCGGGCAGCCGGAGGGGGTGGGAcccccgggcggggcggggcgccgtCCCCAGCACGCGGCGGAGGGAcccagccccgccgccgccacccccTGGGCCGGCGGGACCGGCCCCCTCCCGGCGCGGCGGGGGTGCCGGTGCCCGGTGCGATGCCACCGCTCCGCGCCTGCCGCCTCCGTTATAGGCGCCGTGTTCCCGCCGGCGCCCGCCTGCCgctccctcctcctgctgccggcgCGTTGCTTCCCCGCGTCCCGGTGCCGGCGGGAGGGCGGCCGCCTTCCCATCGCCCCGCGTCCCGCGGTGGGAGCGGCGTTGTTCCGCGCTCGGCGAGGCGGCGGCTCCTCGCGGGGCCTGCCGCCTCCCGCTCGGAGGGTCCGGGTTCGATTCGTCTCCCCTTCCCCCGCCCGCAGCGCCGAATCCCCCCCCGCCGCGTTGCCATGGGCACGGAGTCGCCGTTGGGCGCTGCCTGTCGCGGACCTGCCCCCGGACGGTCTGGAAGGCGCGGGCGCGGGCTCGGGCCCGGAAAGGTGAAGATGCGGAGGGCGGGCGCTGAGGCGGCCCGGCGCGCCGCTAGGCCTGCCCCGGCTGGGCCGGCACCCGCGGGGCTGTGTCGGTGTGTGAGTTGGCGGGAGAAGGGCGAGGCGCGAGGAAGTGGGGGCGCCCTCGGAGCCGATTCCCGACCCCCTCGCCTGCGTGTGGGAGTCGGTTTTGttccgtgtgtgtgtgtcttcggGCTCTCACCGCTCCCGAGCGCGGACATGTTGCGTGCAGGCGGACTGTGCCCGCCCGCCAAAGCCGCCGGGCGCCGCGGGCTGCCGGAGCCTCCTCGGGAGCCACAGCGCTTCAGAGAGGCAGAGCAGAGCGTGACCGAGTTGGCGCTCCCCGCTCAGCGCTGGTAATGAAAGGGCGTCGGAGGCGGCCGGTTTGATTTTAAACAGGGCTGTTAGTCGGCGCTGAAGGACGCAGGGCGCTGCGGAGCCCGGCGGAACGCGGGGCGGCCGGGGGTGAGGTGCCGGGACGCGGTGCCGGGGTGCGGTACCGGGACGCGATACCGAGGTGAGGTGCCGGGCCGGCTCcccccgcggcgccgccgccaGAACCGCCTGCACCGAGAAGCGGCCGCTCACCGGGGCAAGGAATATGTAAAGTTATTCTGTACTTCACGTACATAATTGGGTTCCAATTAAGGGCAAAGTGATGATTAATTTCGCGTGTCCCGGcttgttgtttttttcaatgaaagCAAAGCTAGTGCAGCGTGTGTGCATTTCCtttagttttgtgttttggtttgttttttgttgcggTGTGGAAGTGTAGTTTGTAACTCAGAGATGGAAACATGCCTGGTCTTCATATCTATGCCATAGTAGTTTTTCTGTTGCTTCTTATTTCTGCGTAGGTATATTTGTGCatgtatgtttggggtttttttgcagccaCTGCTGAGAATGTTTGTTTTGTAATGAGACAAATGCATAATCACTACTTCCTGGTTAAACACAGTTTTGTGAATGGGATCTCGTATGAAGTCCTTCTGAGCTGTGATTTATTGTGTGCAAAGTGGAGACCAAATATAAATATTGAGGACCGAGTCATAGCTGAAAAAATCTAAACAGCGCTGGTGCAAAGCTCCAGTGGAAGGGCAGTAGCTTCTCAGCGTCACAGTGAGAAGTCTTTTGTGACATCCTCGCCGGGACACGGCGCTCAGTACACATGGCAACGTAAAGCCACGTCCAGCAGCGGTATCGGAGCAGAATTTGTGTGTATGTTGAACGAGCGAGGAAAAAATACCAGTGTTTATATCTTTTTGTATTACTTTGTCAGAGAGATGTTATGTCCAAATATTGGCATATTTTGAAAAAGTGGCAGATGTGATTTATTCTTACTGGCAGTGATATTTGCCGTGTATGGTGCTGGAGATCTGGTACTGTATAATGCTCAAGATTTTTTGTGATAATATTCTTCTGTTTGCTGCTCACCGCAGTCTTGATTGTGGTTTTTTGCCCTGCAAACATGCTTTAAATTTCCCTTTCACTTGGGAAATGGAGATGCCACTGGTGTCTGCAATCTGGAGAGTGACTCTTACCTGAACTCAGTCGTAGTTTTCCAAAGGGACAAAGATGTCCTCATTTGTCAGTAAAATGGGGGAATTTTCCAGCTTTGTGTATTATCGTCTCAGAAATGGAAAATCAGTATAGAGTGGATTTTAAATTGaaaatttaaagggaaaaaggCTTTGCACGTAATTTGTCATTTGTGAGACTAGAAGTTCTCTAATTTACTGTGCATTGTTTAATCTACCTTAAGTTTTATCAATAGCAATCAAGTTGTGCCATAAATCTGAAACTGCTTTATGCTTTGTTCTCTCAGTTACTTCAGTATAACAAAGGTGCTTTAAATCCTCAGTTAAGTTTATGGTTTCCCTAAACTTAAAAAGGCCCTACGTGCTATGGTAACATAGTAGCAAAAATTTACATATAGAAATTGATAATTGATCATTCGGCAGCTTACTGTGCACAAACAATTACACATATTTAAAGAGGTACCATCTTGAAACCTCATCAGCATTTTAAACAGGACTTAATGTCAGTTATTGCATTTGTCCTTGAGGGCTgagggtttgttttgctttcttttatgtTTAGCATTTCCTTTTTATAGCTTACATTCCTCTGTTGTTTTGCCAGGGAAAAGTGTACAACTTTACATAAGTAGAACTGAAAAAGATGCTTTCTGATTCAACTTTTTGGTTGATAATGAGAGCTATAAATGTGATTGGTGCAAAATACCATAAGTACTGCTGCCAAAATTGTACCCAAACAAGTATTTCTTGGAGGGGCAGAATAAACCCAGATGGAAGTAAATTTATGAATGTTTTCTTGCTCTCCCTTCCCAAGATTGCTCAGAGCTGTGTCCCATCCCCTCCTTCTGGATCCCAACAGCCGGCACCTGGATGTGcccctgctcacagctcctgaaaCAGGCAGCAAAACAAGGTCTTTATAACTGTGGCGGTTAAAACCCTGTCAAAGTGTGAGAAATGTCGTCAGTCACCAGCTCTGCAGAAGTAAAAAGGAATATTGATAACAGTTCTGATGGAAAATTCCACTTTGTGTGTTTAGTTTCGGGTTGGTTTTGTGgatttgtggttgttttgtttta encodes:
- the EIF2AK1 gene encoding eukaryotic translation initiation factor 2-alpha kinase 1 isoform X2; translation: MWRGAFPPRAAGPRAPPPAIEFPEESPEPRFDESDVPAELRVANGSQKFVNFTSTIQNQLLLVSLLEHLCHMYTHNPVHSRCLFRILRQAFTRTGLLSPFAFCDEFSTVRLQHNRAITELMKAANRQILNGELGNGDCHATGEKEVLFEAQTSRYLNEFDEIARLGKGGYGKVYKVRNKLDGQFYAIKKINIKKATRRDCMKVLREVKVLAGLQHRNIVGYHTAWMEYVQTARPKGKAIMELQPLSLEQESGNDRCHVQSVESSSSIIFADLSSKEKKSCDGSSLRNLDSELVQNMDTRNDFTNSNSKECMKPNKCELSVVLQEDFLSSVSSQSTDEKNHSAQVPHSSLDQAASTGTKSCTEGCSKNGVALCGEFEVEYHLMLHIQMQLCEISLWDWIVDRNKRCNEKTEETSSPYHLVDARWTMKIFEELLEGVCYIHSMGVMHRDIKPRNIFLHGSDHHVKIGDFGLACKDLLWDDADQWFKTERINGLAHTSGVGTCLYASPEQLQGSHYDFKSDMYSMGVILLELFQPFGTEMERTKVLTHLRNGQIPHTFYKKWPVQAKYVKLLTSQSATERPTAAQLRESELFHTTEHVISNLQQKVRQQEEEIEKLRERIRLLSEEHDEHARLGSPV
- the EIF2AK1 gene encoding eukaryotic translation initiation factor 2-alpha kinase 1 isoform X1 — protein: MWRGAFPPRAAGPRAPPPAIEFPEESPEPRFDESDVPAELRVANGSQKFVNFTSTIQNQLLLVSLLEHLCHMYTHNPVHSRCLFRILRQAFTRTGLLSPFAFCDEFSTVRLQHNRAITELMKAANRQILNGELGNGDCHATGEKEVLFEAQTSRYLNEFDEIARLGKGGYGKVYKVRNKLDGQFYAIKKINIKKATRRDCMKVLREVKVLAGLQHRNIVGYHTAWMEYVQTARPKGECSRLRHSCLHPACGLCPGKAIMELQPLSLEQESGNDRCHVQSVESSSSIIFADLSSKEKKSCDGSSLRNLDSELVQNMDTRNDFTNSNSKECMKPNKCELSVVLQEDFLSSVSSQSTDEKNHSAQVPHSSLDQAASTGTKSCTEGCSKNGVALCGEFEVEYHLMLHIQMQLCEISLWDWIVDRNKRCNEKTEETSSPYHLVDARWTMKIFEELLEGVCYIHSMGVMHRDIKPRNIFLHGSDHHVKIGDFGLACKDLLWDDADQWFKTERINGLAHTSGVGTCLYASPEQLQGSHYDFKSDMYSMGVILLELFQPFGTEMERTKVLTHLRNGQIPHTFYKKWPVQAKYVKLLTSQSATERPTAAQLRESELFHTTEHVISNLQQKVRQQEEEIEKLRERIRLLSEEHDEHARLGSPV